The following coding sequences are from one Paramormyrops kingsleyae isolate MSU_618 chromosome 21, PKINGS_0.4, whole genome shotgun sequence window:
- the LOC111836645 gene encoding dual specificity mitogen-activated protein kinase kinase 2, translating into MAPKRRPVPLNIAPSGDGQLSTNIDAASEANLATLQKKLEELDLDEQQKKRLEAFLTQKAKVGELKDDDFHHICELGAGNGGVVNKVRHKPSGLVMARKLIHLEIKPAIRNQIIRELQVLHECNSPYIVGFYGAFYSDGEISICMEHMDGGSLDQVLKEARRIPEEILGKVSIAVLRGLAYLREKHQIMHRDVKPSNILVNSRGEIKLCDFGVSGQLIDSMANSFVGTRSYMSPERLQGTHYSVQSDVWSMGLSLVELSIGRYPIPPPDAKELETIFGRPVTDGAEGGIHSTSPRPRPPGRPVSGHGPAMAIFELLDYIVNEPPPKLPHGIFTTDFHEFVTKCLIKNPAERADLKMLMNHTFIKRSEVEEVDFAGWLCRTMGLNQPSTPTRTSV; encoded by the exons ATGGCCCCAAAAAGAAGACCTGTTCCCCTAAACATCGCACCCAGTGGAGATGGACAGCTGTCCACCAATATCGATGCCGCTTCTGA GGCCAATCTGGCCACCCTGCAGAAGAAACTGGAGGAGTTGGACCTGGATGAACAGCAGAAGAAGCGTCTCGAGGCCTTCCTCACCCAGAAGGCCAAAGTGGGTGAGTTGAAGGATGACGACTTCCACCACATCTGCGAGCTAGGTGCTGGGAATGGCGGCGTGGTCAACAAGGTCCGCCACAAACCCTCTGGCCTAGTCATGGCTAGGAAG CTGATCCACCTTGAGATCAAACCAGCCATCCGTAACCAGATCATCCGTGAGCTGCAAGTGCTGCATGAATGCAACTCCCCCTACATAGTCGGCTTCTATGGAGCCTTCTACAGTGATGGGGAGATAAGCATCTGCATGGAGCACATG GATGGGGGCTCCTTGGATCAGGTGCTGAAGGAAGCCAGGAGAATCCCAGAGGAGATTCTTGGAAAAGTCAGCATAGCT GTTCTTCGAGGCCTGGCTTATCTGCGGGAGAAGCACCAGATTATGCATAGAG ACGTAAAGCCATCCAACATTTTGGTGAACTCGCGTGGAGAGATCAAGCTGTGCGATTTTGGTGTCAGCGGCCAGCTCATCGACTCCATGGCCAATTCCTTTGTGGGGACTCGCTCGTACATGTCG CCCGAGCGTCTGCAGGGCACTCACTACTCGGTGCAGTCGGATGTGTGGAGCATGGGCCTGTCCCTGGTGGAGTTATCCATCGGTCGCTATCCCATCCCTCCTCCAGACGCCAAGGAGCTGGAGACTATTTTTGGCCGCCCTGTGACTGATGGGGCTGAAGGAGGTATCCACAGTACCTCCCCACGCCCCAGGCCCCCGGGACGGCCAGTCAGTG GACATGGTCCTGCAATGGCCATTTTTGAGCTCCTGGACTACATTGTGAATGAG CCTCCGCCCAAGCTACCGCACGGCATCTTCACCACGGACTTCCACGAGTTTGTCACGAAATG CCTCATCAAAAATCCAGCAGAGAGAGCTGACCTGAAGATGTTAATG AACCACACGTTTATCAAGCGCTCCGAGGTGGAGGAGGTTGACTTCGCAGGCTGGCTGTGCAGAACCATGGGCCTGAACCAGCCCAGCACCCCAACTCGCACCAGTGTTTGA